One Bufo gargarizans isolate SCDJY-AF-19 chromosome 3, ASM1485885v1, whole genome shotgun sequence DNA segment encodes these proteins:
- the LOC122930583 gene encoding zinc finger protein 84-like, with the protein MSVSSQSGKCFENKSYLYMHEKIHKDERSFPCSKCEKVFNTNGHLVEHKRIHTGEKLFPCPECGKHFKSKNYIVIHLKTHTGEKTNCCSECGKTFTQKSHLIQHHRIHTGEKSHSCAECGKCFSYKSNLVRHQINHIRDNPFSCPDCEKIFDDKTKLVEHLKIHTGVKTISCPECEKCFRHKSHFDIHLITHTGVKPYLCTECEKCFSQKSSLIKHQKTHTGEKPFSCSECEKCFSQKSSLTGHQRIHTGEKPYSCPECGKCFYRKTHLNMHQRTHTGEKPYSCPECEKCFTEKTGLNKHQKSHTGEKPFSCPECGESFTEKSILITHRRTHTGEKPFSCPECEKCFSDKSNFVKHQRIHTGEKPYSCVECGRCFSQKSSLIKHQKTHTGEKPFSCPKCDKCFRDKSNLVKHQRIHKG; encoded by the coding sequence ATGTCTGTGAGTTCTCAAAGTGGAAAATGTTTTGAAAATAAATCTTATCTTTATATGCATGAGAAAATTCACAAGGATGAAAGGTCATTTCCATgttcaaaatgtgaaaaagtttttAATACAAACGGACATCTTGTTGAACATAAAAGAatacacacaggagagaagctgttTCCATGTCCAGAATGCGGGAAGCATTTTAAGAGTAAGAATTATATTGTGATACATCtgaaaactcacacaggagagaagacaAATTGctgctcagaatgtggaaaaacTTTTACTCAAAAATCACATCTTATTCAACATCATAGaatccacacaggagagaagtcacattcatgtgcagaatgtggaaagtgttttagttataaatcaaatcttgtgagACACCAGATTAATCACATTAGGGATaatccattttcatgtcctgactGTGAGAAAATATTTGATGACAAAACAAAGCTGGTTGAACATCTTAAAATTCACACAGGGGTGAAGACaatttcatgtcctgaatgtgagaaatgttttcgTCACAAATCACACTTTGATATACATCTAATAACTCACACAGGAGTGAAGCCATATTTATGtactgaatgtgagaaatgttttagtcagaaatcaagtcttattaaacatcaaAAAACTCACacgggagagaagccattttcatgttctgaatgtgagaaatgctttagtcagaaatcaagtcttactggacatcagagaattcacacaggagagaagccatattcatgtcctgaatgtgggaaatgtttttatcGGAAAACACATCTTAATatgcatcagagaactcacacaggagagaaaccatattcatgtcctgaatgtgagaaatgttttactgaGAAAACTGGTTTAAATAAACATCAGAAAtctcatacaggagagaagccattttcatgtcctgaatgtggggaGAGTTTTACTGAGAAATCAATACTTATTACACACCGGAGaactcatacaggagagaagccattttcatgtcctgaatgtgagaaatgttttagtgATAAATCAAattttgttaaacatcagagaattcacacaggggagaagccatattcatgtgttGAATGTGGCAgatgttttagtcagaaatcaagtcttatcaaacatcagaaaactcacacaggagagaagccattttcatgtcctaaaTGTGATAAATGTTTTAgagataaatcaaatcttgtgaaacatcagagaattcacaaaggatag